The Hordeum vulgare subsp. vulgare chromosome 7H, MorexV3_pseudomolecules_assembly, whole genome shotgun sequence DNA window GAAATTGAAGCAGAGAACCAACTTCAGCTAATTAAGAAACTTTCCTTTGGTTATTGAGTACAGATGCAAAAAGTGAAGGGTATGATTAATAGATAAGACCACATCAAGCAAAATGTCAACTAAGGTAAGGAAGTCTACATAAATAGTTTCAAATACTTTCACCCACCCGCCATTCAGCTTCAGTTTACAAAAATACAAGGGAATGTGCACACAAATTCAGCAGTAAGAAAGCATATATTTCTCTGTAACACACATTGACATAATATTGTTGTCTATCAATAAAACAATACTCCCTCCGtcgcaaaataagtgtctcaagcttagtacaactttgtactagagctagtacaaagttgagacacttattttgggacggagggagtagcatgttAAGGTGATAACTGGATACATGTACAGCCAGACATTATAATTGGCATGTAAACGGCACATTGCAATAACTATAGAGATTTTGCACAAGATGAAAATCATGACAGTTGGACTTTATATTCTTGTTGCATCTAAGAGCATGTAAAACATATACTTACCAGAGCTAAGATAAACATTGCATTTCACAGAAGGGTACCCCCTGAAGATGTCGCATATTTTCATGTTTGTGTCATCAGTTGACGAGATCTCATCTGACAGCTTCACAATCACTTTTTTAAGCATTGGTGCACAACTACATACCAGTTTCAAGAAATCAAGCTCATGATCCTCTCCTTCAGAGCCATGTATTTCTACTTCTTCAAGAGCAGTCAAGGAGATAATTTGGGTCCTCCAGTTCGTAGGCTGACAAGGACATACTGCACCGCATACATCTTTCTCCTAATAGTACCAAACAAAAGATGTGAATGGTTACGAAATGTATTATTGAGATATATAAGCAGAGGGGGGCCTTACCCATGATCCCTGTCGAACTCGGAGGACCTTAAGCCTGCGTATAGCACTACGGATCCGATTCAACCCAAGAAGATGCGACACAAATGCTCCAAAAACATGGCCCTTGGTTGTCAGATGTAGGTCCAAGTCCAAAATAGAAAAGTTGACAATCATATGCTTCTCGATCTCCTGTGCAAAGTTGGCCTCTTGACCAGGAAAGATATACCGTCTCTGAAAAGGAAATTGGCAGATTTGCATCATTCATAAAGTTTAGTTTAGCCGGCTATTTCAGTAAATTgaaaaggagaggagaggagaggacacACACATAGCGGGCATGAATGTGCAACGAAGTGAGCTGTCCCTGTGTCTCTGCCGTCTGTAGGCTCAGCTTCTTGAGGGTCCAATGACCAGACCCAATACGTACAGTGCCATAGCTCCACTGCCACGAGACGTTCTCGATCATTGGTGCAAAGATGGAGATGCTCACCTGCGCATTGGTCAATAAGTGCAGCTTCAATTGCGTAAGGATGGGAGCAACGATGTCAACTCGGTGTGTCCGGAAAGTGCACATGTCCTCCATGACAAGCTCCTGCAGCGACGCCGAGTGGACTGTCGTCGTCGAGTAGTCGCGGGGCGAAATGCCCTTGAGCCTGAGCACACGGAGGTATGGGCAGAGGGAGAGCAAGGCACCGAGGTCGACGACTTGTCCGCCCTTGAGGGACAGCGTCTGTAGGGCGGGGAACTCGCCCCCGGCGGCCGGTGCACGGAGGACGAAGGGGATCCGCTCCAGCGCTATCGACGTGGCGCGGTGGAAGCTCGGCAGGTCAACCTCCCTGGGATATCGATATAGGCCCAACGGGAAAGTGAAGACGAGCTTCTCCGGCCCCAGCCGCGCGGCGGCTTGCAGCAGCCATGCgacgacgccggcgccggcgggagGCCTGTTATCGTCGGGGACGCGGATCTCGAGGAGGGAGACCGCTGGAGGGGGGAGGGCGACGCGGCCGAGCGCCGCCTCGAGCGACGGGAGCGCGACGTCCCGGAAGGCGAGATCGCGGAGGCAGGACCACAACCCGCGCCACCTGCGGGCGAGGACGCCCGTGCGcgcagcggcggcggcgcagcCGAGGCAGGCGAGGACCAGAAGGAGAAGGTCGTCGGGGAGGGCGCTGAGGTAGTCCACTCCGCCGGCTGGGCCTGGCTCGGAGGAACGCCGGCGGCTCCTCGTACCCAAATCCATTGAAAGCCCTACCTCGAAATCTCCAATGGTCGTTGAAGTGCAGTGAGTTTTCTTTTCTATATCTGTACTAGTATATTATATTTATATATTTATTAGCAAAGACCaggagaaaaaataccacacgtttttaatctttttataattactttgatttattaaaataataagctaactaactaatgtagtcagtcctatcataatttgttgagaaatcaacccgtccattgttaattacaccatgatgagaaattgagcgggacaagcaaagcaaaacaaagaggctacgtgaattgatcaattgactgttatcttatttcactcaaggggtagagaatgtgtgatcagatgacaaactgaaggtgatgttccattctctgtctctacaacaatacaatcttacattcaatacattcattcatcagcaaacaaatccccacaaaacaaaatttcttgtccgtgcttggcacacggttggaggcatggggaggggatctcaccagatgatgagtttctGCCGGAGGAggagatacgatgaggggagcaagggttagactCCTCTATCTGACCATAAGGAGTCgctgttgccgcgccataaccacggagttccccgtgtgagccatggaggcccgcctccacctccaagtacttcgctccgccgcgccttatccgcgcgccgccgccgttctgcatcgagcagacgcatcatccccactcactgtagctgtcgcgttgatttgatccagaagctgtgctctaggccgaaacgggggcagcaagcgggcagaggtacggccgcggaggcgggtgggttgagatcgacaacaatggtggttgaggtcggccgcggcggcgagtggtgtggcagcggcctgagcacaggccagggtggaccagggtcgacgcgatgcgctcgagcgccgtaacgggggcagtgagccggGAGAGGTACGGACGCGGAGGCGGGTGGATTgaaatcggcagcggtggcggttgaggtcggccgcggcggcgagtggtgtggcggcggcctgggcacaagccagggtggcccagggtcgacgggaggagacgatgcgtacgggtataatttttgctgcgaatcgttttttccttttgcgttgcagataaatgatggaccgcggattgaataacaaaaattacagggacttttttataaaaatgcggcGATGGGTTTTCCGACATAAACAATAACCgtcttattattaggtatagatttatATACAATATAGTGTACCAGTTTTAAAATGGACTAAGACCATCAATCATAACCGTTGGTCTCCTAAATCCAACGGCCAATATAAGCAGGATTCACATGAACAGTAGAGTGTTGTTAGCTCTACTGTCTTCTAGAACTATCACGTGGCCCCTCCCAAAAATGCAAGCCCATAAATGGTGCCTAATGAGCCCTGTTGCCACATGATTGCATGATGGGTTGATTGAGCCCAAGCGATATGGTTTACTAGAAAAATGTGGATAAAGTGAAGTAATGTACTCCATCCGTCCTAAAATTATTGTCTTAGTTTtgtttagaaatggatgtatctaaatactaaaacgtgactagatacattcatatctagacaaatctaagacaagaattttgggacggagggagtatagttTTAGAAAAATGAACTTGCAGTTTTTTGGTATTGATACTACCTGCTGCTTTGATAATAGTATTTAACTAATATCAGCATTTGTACAacactataatttctgtttgcttTGTATCTAGCAAACATATCACTGTTTCCCTTTCATATCAAAATACCCCTCTTAAATTAAGACGTGCAATCACACGTGTATAATACTAGTAGGTATAGGGCGCGTTTGGTTGTCCGTTTTGTGCCCAACTAAGCTGAGTTAAATCATCAAATGTGTATTTGATTGATAATGTACAAGACTGACTCGCATCCGCATGCAACTTAAATCAGCCTTAAGACGGCCGTTCTAGCGAGCCAGTATTAGAGCGGAGCAAATTACCATGCGCGTGCGAGGGGGGAGGGGGCGGGCGAAAGCGAGAGGGGATAGCGAGAGATGGAGTACCAGGAGGAGAAGATCCACGAGGAGGGTGATGAGGTAGTCCGCTCCACCGCCTGGGCCTGCCTCGGAGTCGGAGGAACGCCGGCGGCGCCTCATACCCAACTCCGTTGAAACTTGCAAAGCCCTACCTTCGAATTTCCGAGGATGGTTACAGTGCAGTATAGTGAGTTTTCTTTTAGGTATAGGCATGCTTGGTTGTCCGTATTCGGCCTAACCAAACCGAGTTGGATCACCAAATGTGTATTTGATTGAGAATGCACAGGACGTATAAAACAAACTTAAAGCAGCCTTAAGATGGTCGTTCTACCGAGCCAGCCTTAGGATGGCGCAAGCTTCCATGCGCGcgcgagagggaggaggaggggaggagcggGCGAAAGTGAGTGAGGAGCGAGAGATGGAAATCGAGCGCGGCCGCACAACGTCAAATCTAGGCTCACCTTCCCCCTCCCCAACCCATTTACTCGGTCACCGCTCCCGCTAGGACAACATCTTCCTCTAGCCTCACTATCACCTGCGACGGCGGTAGATCCGACAGCATGAGCTCTTGATGCTCGTCCTTGACTCAGCCAATGCCCCCCCTCGTCGTCCTCGTCTCCGATACCGATAAGAAACACCCCCTCTTCCCGATGTTAGGTTTCATTGTAAGGTCGTTAGGCAAGGTGTACGATCAATTTCCCCATTGCTCAACGCACCCTCGATGTGGACTAGGTTATGGATGGACGGATGCGGCTGGTAGTTCAGACAACAATGCCGATATGTGTGATTGAGACATGGATTGTCTTCATGCACAAGAGAGCTGTTCGCCGTGTTGACAGACATGTCATCACATATGCTTCAATGCTTATGCGGGAGCATGAGAAGATATCCAATCTGAACTACATATACAACTGCAACGACACAGAGGCTCTCTGGATGCTTCGAATGAAAAGAGCACCATTTGCCAGACTTGTCTGGATCTTCAGGAACACAGGGCTGCTAGAATATATATAGCATCCACACCAACGTGGAAAAATAATTGACCATGTTCCTTCATGTTGTTGGTCATAACCAAAGATTCAGGGTTATCCACAACCTGTTCAGATGATCAATGTGGAAGAGCAAGTGTTGTATGTTGTTGGggagacgagaggagagattTCAGATGATCAATGTGGAAGAGCAAGTGTTGTATGTTGTTGGGGAGACGAGAGGAGAGATGATCATGtcactgatacttgtgatctgcattgattTTTTCATGAAGAgggacgggttatcgcagcataatgtgggtaagtatttccttcagttatgaaaccaaggtctatatcgaaccaataggaatatcaaccacaaccgtcttcagcgtctgcacacaaaagaacaaacaacttgtacccaacgcgggcaagagggttgtcaatcctctagtCTTGTTATTTCCAAACAAGTGAGTGTGTACATAATTATAGatatcaagataaaataaaaacaagtgatagcaacaaggtattgaaggttttatcaatacgttgtgaatagactcgggggggcatagttttccttAATGGTATCTctaatgaaaaatagcatacggtgggtagaagaaattactattgggcaattgacagaaaaacgGATAGTTacgcgatattcacgacaatgatcatgtgtatatagggatcacgtccataaacaaataggacgactcctgcgtgcatctattactattactacacTCATCAACCGCtacccaacatgcatctagagtactccctccatttctaaatatatgtcttttaagagatttcactaggagtctacatacggagcaaaatgaatgaatctatactttaaaatatgtctatatacattcgtatgtagtctactaatggaatctctagaaagacttatatttaggaaaggagggagtattaagtaaaatagagtaatgcatggagaacaatgacatgaggttggcaaagtaaactcaagcaatatgaaaaaaaaatcatctttttatccttaatagcaacaacaTAAAGactcatcttgtccccttctgtcactgggatatagaaattcgtcaggttgaacctaccacaacgcacctctctcaccgaagaaatatcgatctagttggccaaactatttcaatagatctagagaattacgaagctatcataatcatgcacataataatcatataagtattcagaggagactcaaatatttatcatgaataattgaacataaaatcacaattcatcggatcccaacaaacgaatcgcacaaaaggaattacctcatatggatcaaagcgaagatgcaatgatcatttattgaagatcaaagaaagaGATTGTCATCTGgatactggccatggacccataggtatgTCGCCGAACAGAGGTTTCATTATGAGGTTGTGCGTGCTTGCGCTGCTTATAGCACAACCGTGGAGGTTGCGCCGACGGCGTAGGCGATCGCGGACGAGAATGCCAACAGTTGTGCGCCTTTCGCGTCACCAATGGCGTTTCGTTGGCGTCGGTGGCGGccgaaatgggtcgccccattagagttgctcttactccctccgtcctagagTATAAGATCGTGTTTCAAGATGGGAGTACCTTCCAGAAAATCAAAAAACCTCTCGTGAGCAACCAAACATGCGTGAAGTATCCTTGTGTTCATGTGCATTTACATGGAATAGAGCTTTTCTCTCTGGTATCTTTGGCACTTCATTACGAGAGGTTAGGGCAACTCTAACGTGTCGATCCAAACGGACGGTGATTTTGTTCGTTTTTTGTCCATTTGGGTCGGTCCAACGGACATGAATGTTCGCTTTGAAGTTTGGCTCGGCGCATGCGCCCAACGATGACCCGAACTATTTTTACCGACGAAcgaaatatatatataaagtatTTCTGAAAATACTGAACATTAAAAGCCAACCAATAAGGCCAGCGATAGTCCACACGTCTgcattacattaattaaatatAAAAAAACTAAAACTATTAGGCAGCCCTAGGCGGCGACAGCGTCATCGGGGCCGGTGAGTCGAACAGCATAGTCGCGGGGCCAGCCCAGGGAAAAGCCGTGTTCCAGAGCGCAACTACCTACACCTTCGTCGTCTGTCCCGTCGGCGCGGCTTGTGCTGCTGGTGGTGGCAGCGCAGCAGCACgtgcacgctcctcctcctccatcttccgtcgttcctcctccgccttcttctccaactccaacagccgaaggccttcggcgcgctccgCTCGCAGGTGCTCCGTCCTCCAGTGCTTGAGGTAGGCTTGCTCCTGTTGTGGTGTCGCGCCCGGCCAGATGGGCGACGCACTGACAAACTCGCTGACGATGCCGGTCCACTGATAGACCTCCCGCGCCTCCGTGGGCTCGGGCTTCGGCGGAGGTGGCACGACACAGTCGCCGGCGGCGGACAGAGCGATGGCCTCCGCGAGCTGCTGCTGgtacgccgcctcctcgtcggccctgcgctgctcttcctcctcgctgtcgAGGAGAACAACTGCCAGCGTCGCCTAGTAGGCGGCCTCAACCTCCTGGTCCTCGTCGGTGACGATAGGCGGGGGTGGTGGAGGGACTCCTGGCTGCACTTCGCGCACGCCACGACGACGCTGCTCCTTGTGCTTCACGGCCGACACcgggatcctctccggatccagatGCAAGTGGTGCGGCATGGTGACGTGGGGGGTAAGGCAGCAGCacgcggtgctcccagtgccaccgtGCTTGGCGCACCGAGACGCTCACACGCTGGCGAGGACGACGGGAAAACGTCGGCGGGAAGAAGCCGGccatggtgctagggtttggtcgccgaggaggtggcgagatggggacgggTGGGTTCTGGAAGCAGTTGAGGCGGAACCCaccgcacgctcggattaaaaaaggccgaCCGCGGTTGGGGACGCGTGGGCCCGAAGAGGGCGGCCGTCATAAATAATGTTGACCGTCGTGGTTGGGGGCGGACACCGAGAAGGCGCGCACGCATCCGCTTCGCGTCCGCGCCGACGTATTTCTGTCCTAAATTTAGGCCGAAAATGGGTCGGCGAGGACGTGGAACGGACGTGTTTTGaaaatgggtcggcgcgttgggccatCCGTTTTGTCCGTGCCGGCCCAAACGGACGGCGCCAGACGAAATGGATCGCCACATTGGAATTGCTCTTATCCTTGTTTGACAGGGTCGGGCAGTAAAATCTGAGGCCCTATGTGAAACTAAAATTAGGGTCATCTCTCACAAAAAAAACTAACGAACAATTATAATATACATGTATCTCAAAGAAAAAATTATAGTGTATATAATATAATGTCTTATATAATAATTGGACATATAAAAAAGTCATACTATCCAATTCTTGGTTGCTATTTATTTGAACATCCTCGTTCTTTTAATATTCTTTAAAATGAAATCTTCAATGATATCCTCGTAATCATTCTTTTCCAACATTTCACGCTCAAGTGCTATTATGTCCAAATCATTGAGACTTTGTTTTGCCATAGTAGTACGCTTATAGAAATTCAATAGGTTTCATTTAAAAAAAGCTAattgatttaaaaaaaatcaccaaaaatgtTAAAAAatcattaatttcagaaaaaataatCATTAAAGAAGGTTCATCTGTTTAAAAAAGGTTCACGAATTTTAAAGAAGTCACACATTAAAGAAACCCAAAAATaatgagaaaaaagagaaaagataCATTATAAGCCGAACTGAAGTACAAGCTATAAAAAAATTTAAGTACTTGTGCAATTAGAGGTTATGTCCAGCTGATTGCTTGTAACAAGCTGTTGGGGTTCAATTCGTAGATCATGCAGATTTTTTATGTTTTTAATAATGAAAAACAAATTGAATAAGATTCGCCTAAAATATTTGGGGCCTTCAGAATTATGGGCCCTGTGCGGGCCGCACATCTGGCATCATTGTGGGCCCAGTCTTGCTGTTTGAGCTTTCTCTTGCCTTCTTGGGAACACCTTCTCCTGTCCACACGTATGATACGAGGCAACATGGTCCACACATCTTTATAACTATTCATTTGAGCACATCAAACATATCACATGAGCAgagtttttttgatttttttgattttttatctCTTATATTGAAAATCTAATTAAAAAATCACCATTAAATCCGTCTCGACGAGATCctgaaaactagatcccatgttgatatgcAGCCAAAAGTTGCCATGATGTTTATACTGAATTTGTCATAGTGTTTACAATAAAGTTGCCACGACATGTTT harbors:
- the LOC123409449 gene encoding uncharacterized protein LOC123409449, encoding MAGFFPPTFSRRPRQRVSVSVRQARWHWEHRVLLPYPPRHHAAPLASGSGEDPGVGREAQGAASSWRARIVLLDSEEEEQRRADEEAAYQQQLAEAIALSAAGDCVVPPPPKPEPTEAREVYQWTGIVSEFVSASPIWPGATPQQEQAYLKHWRTEHLRAERAEGLRLTDIEKKTHCTSTTIGDFEVGLSMDLGTRSRRRSSEPGPAGGVDYLSALPDDLLLLVLACLGCAAAAARTGVLARRWRGLWSCLRDLAFRDVALPSLEAALGRVALPPPAVSLLEIRVPDDNRPPAGAGVVAWLLQAAARLGPEKLVFTFPLGLYRYPREVDLPSFHRATSIALERIPFVLRAPAAGGEFPALQTLSLKGGQVVDLGALLSLCPYLRVLRLKGISPRDYSTTTVHSASLQELVMEDMCTFRTHRVDIVAPILTQLKLHLLTNAQVSISIFAPMIENVSWQWSYGTVRIGSGHWTLKKLSLQTAETQGQLTSLHIHARYRRYIFPGQEANFAQEIEKHMIVNFSILDLDLHLTTKGHVFGAFVSHLLGLNRIRSAIRRLKVLRVRQGSWEKDVCGAVCPCQPTNWRTQIISLTALEEVEIHGSEGEDHELDFLKLVCSCAPMLKKVIVKLSDEISSTDDTNMKICDIFRGYPSVKCNVYLSSED